A single genomic interval of Anopheles darlingi chromosome X, idAnoDarlMG_H_01, whole genome shotgun sequence harbors:
- the LOC125948909 gene encoding adenosylhomocysteinase-like, with translation MSKPAYKIADISLAEFGRKEIILAENEMPGLMACRQKYGPAKILKGARIAGCLHMTIQTAVLIETLIELGAEVQWSSCNIFSTQDHAAAAMAKAGVPVYAWKGETDEEYLWCIRQTLIFPDGEPLNMILDDGGDLTNLVHAEHADLLKKIQGVSEETTTGVHNLYKMFREGRLGMPAINVNDSVTKSKFDNLYGCRESLLDGIKRATDVMIAGKVCVVAGYGDVGKGCAQALRGSGGRVLVTEIDPINALQAAMEGFQVTTMEEASKEAQIYVTTTGCTDIIMGEHFLNMPDDSIVCNIGHFDCEVNVEFLEKTATEKVNIKPQVDRYLLSNGRHIILLAEGRLVNLGCAMGHSSFVMSNSFTNQVLAQIELWTNPDKYPIGVHVLPKKLDEEVAALHLDKLGVKLTKLSPKQAEYLNLPVGGPYKPDHYRY, from the exons ATGTCCAAACCAGCATACAAAATTG CTGATATTTCGTTGGCGGAATTTGGGCGCAAGGAAATCATTCTGGCCGAGAATGAGATGCCCGGTCTAATGGCTTGCCGGCAAAAGTATGGTCCAGCGAAGATTTTGAAGGGTGCCCGCATCGCTGGTTGCCTGCACATGACCATCCAAACCGCGGTGCTGATCGAAACACTCATCGAGTTGGGTGCAGAG GTACAATGGAGTAGCTGTAACATCTTCAGTACGCAGGACCACGCGGCCGCCGCAATGGCGAAGGCCGGCGTGCCCGTGTACGCGTGGAAGGGTGAAACGGACGAAGAGTACCTGTGGTGCATCCGCCAGACGCTCATCTTTCCCGATGGCGAGCCTCTCAACATGATCCTagacgatggtggcgatcTGACGAACCTAGTACACGCCGAGCACGCAGACCTGTTGAAGAAAATCCAGGGCGTCAGCGAAGAAACGACGACCGGTGTTCACAATTTGTACAAGATGTTCCGCGAAGGTCGTCTCGGCATGCCGGCGATCAACGTGAATGATTCAGTGACAAAGAGCAAGTTCGACAACCTGTACGGATGTCGCGAGTCGCTGTTGGACGGTATCAAGCGGGCTACCGATGTCATGATCGCCGGCAAGGTGTGCGTGGTAGCGGGATACGGCGATGTCGGGAAGGGGTGTGCCCAGGCCCTCCGCGGTTCCGGCGGACGTGTCCTCGTCACCGAGATCGACCCCATCAATGCACTGCAGGCGGCAATGGAGGGCTTCCAGGTGACCACGATGGAAGAAGCGAGCAAAGAGGCGCAGATCtacgtcaccaccaccggctgcacCGATATCATCATGGGCGAGCATTTTCTCAACATGCCGGACGACTCAATCGTGTGCAACATTGGTCACTTCGACTGCGAAGTCAACGTGGAATTCCTCGAAAAAACGGCAACGGAAAAGGTGAACATCAAGCCGCAGGTTGATCGCTATCTCTTGTCGAACGGTCGGCACATCATCCTGCTGGCCGAAGGTCGCCTGGTGAATCTGGGCTGCGCCATGGGTCACTCTAGCTTCGTCATGTCAAACTCGTTCACCAACCAGGTACTTGCCCAGATTGAGCTCTGGACCAACCCAGACAAGTACCCGATCGGTGTGCACGTGCTGCCGAAAAAGCTGGACGAGGAGGTGGCCGCGCTTCACCTGGACAAGTTGGGTGTTAAGCTCACTAAGCTCAGTCCGAAGCAAGCCGAATATTTGAACCTGCCAGTAGGCGGCCCGTACAAACCGGATCACTATCGCTACTAG